A window from Malania oleifera isolate guangnan ecotype guangnan chromosome 7, ASM2987363v1, whole genome shotgun sequence encodes these proteins:
- the LOC131159402 gene encoding nudix hydrolase 18, mitochondrial-like, producing MVVLFSRTGRHMQRYTTNGGRVVVGCIPYRYKGKQSSVEMGDGPAGEFEVLLVTCQNANKGMLFPKGGWELDESKEEAALRETVEEAGVKGTVEGELGQWRFKSKSHGTYYEGHMFPLLVEEELNSWPEKNLRQRKWMSVEEARKACGHWWMKEALDILVHRLEKEATILHA from the exons atgGTTGTGTTGTTCTCTCGCACAGGAAGGCATATGCAGCGCTACACCACTAATGGTGGGCGCGTGGTTGTTGg ATGTATACCATATAGATACAAAGGCAAACAAAGTTCCGTGGAGATGGGGGACGGGCCGGCCGGTGAATTTGAAGTTCTCCTTGTTACTTGTCAGAATGCCAATAAAGGGATGCTGTTTCCAAAG GGAGGTTGGGAATTAGATGAATCGAAAGAAGAGGCTGCGTTGCGGGAGACAGTCGAGGAAGCTGGAGTTAAGGGTACTGTTGAG GGGGAATTGGGCCAATGGAGGTTCAAGAGCAAGAGTCATGGCACTTACTATGAGGGGCATATGTTCCCTCTGCTTGTTGAAGAGGAACTCAATTCCTGGCCAGAAAAGAATCTTCGCCAGAGGAAATGG ATGAGTGTGGAAGAGGCAAGGAAAGCGTGTGGGCACTGGTGGATGAAGGAAGCCTTGGATATACTAGTTCATCGTCTTGAGAAAGAAGCAACCATACTGCATGCATAG